A region from the Vicia villosa cultivar HV-30 ecotype Madison, WI linkage group LG3, Vvil1.0, whole genome shotgun sequence genome encodes:
- the LOC131593536 gene encoding GDSL esterase/lipase At1g71691: MAKFVEVSSIFLVIFMVFLNGVVLIKGQNVPAMFIFGDSLIDNGNNNNMASLAKANYYPYGIDFNGGPTGRFSNGYTIVDEIAELLGLPLIPAYNGATGNEVLQGVNYASAAAGILDATGRNFVGRIPFDEQLRNFEDTLNQIRGNIGPVNLATQLARCIFFVGMGSNDYLNNYLMPNYNTRNQFNGQQYANLLVQTYNNQLNRLYRLGARRFVIAGLGLLGCTPSILSQSLSGSCSQEVNLLVQPFNENVKTMLGNLNNNLPDSKFIFIDSTRMFQEILSNARSYGFTELNRGCCGLGRNRGQITCLPMQTPCPNRNQYVFWDAFHPTEAVNILMGKMAFSGNTNFVYPMNIQQLAQL, encoded by the exons ATGGCTAAGTTTGTTGAAGTATCTTCAATATTCTTAGTGATTTTCATGGTTTTTTTGAATGGTGTTGTATTAATCAAAGGCCAAAATGTTCCTGCCATGTTCATATTTGGTGACTCACTCATTGATAATGGTAACAATAACAACATGGCTTCTTTAGCTAAGGCTAATTATTATCCATATGGTATTGATTTCAATGGAGGTCCAACTGGTAGATTCTCTAATGGTTACACCATTGTTGATGAAATAG CTGAATTGCTTGGACTTCCCTTAATTCCTGCATACAATGGAGCCACAGGGAATGAAGTACTTCAAGGAGTAAATTATGCTTCGGCTGCTGCTGGAATCCTTGATGCCACCGGAAGAAACTTT GTTGGACGCATACCGTTTGATGAACAACTTAGGAACTTTGAGGACACATTGAATCAGATTAGAGGAAATATTGGACCAGTTAATTTGGCCACACAACTTGCAAGATGCATATTTTTTGTTGGAATGGGAAGCAATGATTACCTAAACAATTATCTTATGCCTAATTATAACACAAGAAATCAGTTCAATGGACAACAATATGCTAATCTCTTGGTTCAAACATATAACAACCAACTCAAT AGGCTTTATCGTCTTGGAGCAAGGAGATTTGTGATTGCGGGATTAGGGTTATTGGGATGTACTCCAAGCATATTGTCTCAAAGCTTGAGTGGAAGTTGCTCTCAAGAAGTGAACTTGTTAGTGCAACCCTTCAATGAAAATGTGAAGACCATGTTGGGCAATCTCAATAATAATCTACCCGATTCTAAGTTCATATTCATCGACAGTACTCGCATGTTCCAGGAAATACTTTCCAATGCTAGATCCTACG GGTTTACTGAGCTGAATAGAGGGTGTTGTGGACTTGGAAGAAACAGAGGTCAAATTACTTGTCTACCCATGCAAACACCATGTCCTAATAGAAACCAATATGTGTTTTGGGATGCATTTCATCCAACAGAAGCAGTTAACATTTTGATGGGAAAAATGGCTTTTAGTGGCAACACCAACTTTGTCTACCCTATGAACATTCAGCAACTTGCTCAACTATAA